CGCTCTTTACCGCAACGGGCGTCGGCGAAGGCGGCTCCGGCGATCTACGCTTCGCGCTCAACAAGGAGAGCGCGGCGAACACCCTCTCGCAACTTTACGAGTCGAACTATTCCGCGCGCGCCGAAACAGGGTTGATTGGCGACGATCATTTTCACGTCAAAGTGTCGCCCGATGGTTCGATCTGGAAGGAAGCGATCGTCATCGACAGCGCCACAGGCGCAGTCGCCTTTCCAAGCGGCGGCCCGGCGAACGTTCATCTGTTTACGGCCACGGGTTCTTATACGCCGACGCCTGGAATGCGCTTTGTTGAAGCGATCCTTTTTGGCGGCGGCGGCGGCGGCGGCGCAGGCGCGCGACAGGCGGCCGGCGCAATCGCCTCAGGCGGAGGCGGAGGCGGAGGCGGCGGAATTGCAAAAGGCAAGTTCGCCGCAGCCCAGATCGGCGGGGGCCTCACCGTCACGATCGGCGCTGGCGGCGCTGGCGGCGCAGCGCAGACCGTCGATAGCACGGCTGGAAATAACGGAACTGCCGGCGGCAACACGACGTTCGGGACGTTGCTGTTTGCTGGCGGCGGCGGCGCGGGCTCTGGCGGCGGCCTTGCGGTCGGCTCGGGCGGCGGCGGCGGCGGTGGGATGACGGTCGGAGGCAATGCCTCTGGCGCCACTGGTGGCGCGGGTTCTGTCGGTGGAGCAAACGGCGGGTCTGCTACAGGGGGCTTGTCTAGCTTTAGTGTGATTTTTGGATCGGGCGGCGGCGGTGGCCCCGCATCGGGGACGTCAGGCATGGGTGGCGGCATAGCTGGCCCGGAAGCGGGGGCGTCCGGCGGCGGGTCCGGCGGGGGCATTACCGCAGCCAATGCAACAAGCGCGGGCGGCGTCGGAGGGAGAATTTACATTAACGGGGCGGCCGTGCAGGCCGCCGGCGGGGCTGCTGGCGTCTCCGGCGGCGCTGGAGCGTCATACGCGAGCGGCGTTGGCCCTCTCAATCAAAGCGGCTCGGGCGGCGGAGGCGGAGGTTCTCACGCAACGACTCCTGGCGGCGGAGGCGCGGGGGGGCTTGGCGGCGGAGGCGGCGGCGGCGGCGGCGCGTCGCAGAACGGCGCCAATTCCGGCGCCGGCGGCAATGGCGGCGGCGGCTACGCCGTCGTCTTTGAATATTTCTGATCGCAAAACTTCAAGCGCGTCGCGCGCGATTCCTCATCAACAAACGACATCGGAAGAGAAGGAGTCGGCTCATGGCCTTCGCCGTGAAGAATCACGTCCTGCACCAAAACGACAAGCCTGTCGCTCAAAAGCCGACGCCCAACGTCGGCGGCGTTTTGAAGCCCTCGCTGCTGATCATGCACTACACCGCCGCTCAGTCGGCGAAGGGAGCAATTTCCTGGCTGTGCAATCCCAACGCGAAAGCCTCCGCCCATCTCGTCGTCGATCTCGACGGCGCGGTGACGCAGCTCGCGCCATTCAATCGCGTCGCATGGCACGCGGGCAAAAGCGTTTGGAGGCGGCGCTCGAACTGCAACGCCTTTTCGATCGGCGTTGAGCTGACCAACGCCGGACCCTTGACGAAGCTCGCCAACGGAAAATTCGCCGACGCATATGGAAAAAATGTGCCGGCGAGCCAGGTCGCGATGCTCGTCCACAAGCTGGATAGGGGCGGCGAAAAGCCCTGGATGATCTATCCCGCCCTTCAGATCGCGGCCGCCGTCGATATCGCGAAGGCCATCTGCCAGACCTACGGCATCTGCGACATCGCCGGCCATGACGACATTGCGCCGACGCGCAAGCGCGATCCGGGTCCCGCCTTCGCCATGGAATCGTTCGTCTCGCGAGTCCTCGGCCGCAAGTGAAACCGCGCCGGCGGCTTCCGGCATCAAAAAAAGGAGTTCCCAATGCAAGGCTATCGCACCTATGTCGCCGCTGGTCTCGTCGCGCTGTTTGGCGCGCTCGCCTCGACCGACTGGATCGCCTTTCTCAATGATCCGAAGGCCGGCGCCATCGCCATCGGTTCGGCGGCGTTGATGGCGATCATGCGCAGCATCACTTCGACGCCGCCGGGAACGGCCTGACATGTCCAAGCTCATCGCGCTAAGTCTCGTCGCGGTGGCCGGCGTCGTCGCCTATGCGCTTGGGCGCGCAATGTTGGCGCGACTTGTCGCCGGCGGCGCCGCTAAGGAGAACGCGCGGCGCGCCGAATCCGATATGCGCGCCGCCAAGCGCCAGGCCGAAATCATGGTTGAGCGCAGGAGCGTTGAAGATGTTTCGCAAGATCTCGATCATGGTCGCTTTTAGCCTCGCTCTTGCGGCATGCCAGTCGACAGGCGGCGGCTGTCCGCCGCTCGTCGCCTATTCTCTCGAAGAGCAGAAGATTGCGGCGAAGCAGTTGCGCGCCTTGCCCCAAAACGCGCCGCTCGCCGCCATGATCATCGACTACAAGAAGATGCGGGACGCCTGCCGCGCCTCGGAGAGCTGAGGCGCGCGGTCGCATTTCTTGACTATTCATTGCGCATTCAGGGCTTTCGGCCGACTATGCGCCGGGGAGAGGCGCATGCGGGCCGCCGGAGGTTGTTGGAGACGGGCGCTCACCGTCGCCGCTCTCGCGGCGACGGCCGCTTTCCTGCGCGCCGGCGCCAGCCGCGCCGCCGAAGACGCTCCCGCGCGGCTGCAATGCTTCACCATGGCGCAGGCGCGCAGCAAAATGGAGGCGCAGAAGCTCGCCGATCCTTTCCGGTGCATGCGGGATGTCGCCCTCCGGCTGCAGGCCGAGCCGCTCGGCGCGCGGCTGTGCCAATTGGGCGAAGGACTGATCTATGAGATCAGCCTGCTGCGCCGGGACGGCCACATCGTCAAGATTCTTGTCGACGCGTTCAGCGGCCGGCCTCATTCTAGCTCTATAGGCGCCGGCTCTATAGGCCCGGGCTCTATAGGCGCAGGCTCTATGGGCGATTGAGTCTCGCACGCGGGAGGACATATTGCGGCTGCTCGTCGTTGAGGACGACAAGGATTTGAACCGCCAGATCGTTCGTGCGCTCGAGCAGTCGGGCTATGCGGT
This window of the Methylocystis hirsuta genome carries:
- a CDS encoding DUF2793 domain-containing protein, producing MTQTTHLALPFIEAAQAQKHVTHNEALALIDALTQLSVSARDVTSPPATPAEGDRVLVGAVATGDFTGRSGQIATFLAGGWTFLSPQAGWRAYVEAESLLLLYDGAGWIDCGLSLRRLQNLALLGIGATADGANPLLAKLNATLFTATGVGEGGSGDLRFALNKESAANTLSQLYESNYSARAETGLIGDDHFHVKVSPDGSIWKEAIVIDSATGAVAFPSGGPANVHLFTATGSYTPTPGMRFVEAILFGGGGGGGAGARQAAGAIASGGGGGGGGGIAKGKFAAAQIGGGLTVTIGAGGAGGAAQTVDSTAGNNGTAGGNTTFGTLLFAGGGGAGSGGGLAVGSGGGGGGGMTVGGNASGATGGAGSVGGANGGSATGGLSSFSVIFGSGGGGGPASGTSGMGGGIAGPEAGASGGGSGGGITAANATSAGGVGGRIYINGAAVQAAGGAAGVSGGAGASYASGVGPLNQSGSGGGGGGSHATTPGGGGAGGLGGGGGGGGGASQNGANSGAGGNGGGGYAVVFEYF
- a CDS encoding N-acetylmuramoyl-L-alanine amidase; protein product: MAFAVKNHVLHQNDKPVAQKPTPNVGGVLKPSLLIMHYTAAQSAKGAISWLCNPNAKASAHLVVDLDGAVTQLAPFNRVAWHAGKSVWRRRSNCNAFSIGVELTNAGPLTKLANGKFADAYGKNVPASQVAMLVHKLDRGGEKPWMIYPALQIAAAVDIAKAICQTYGICDIAGHDDIAPTRKRDPGPAFAMESFVSRVLGRK
- a CDS encoding PepSY domain-containing protein, whose protein sequence is MRAAGGCWRRALTVAALAATAAFLRAGASRAAEDAPARLQCFTMAQARSKMEAQKLADPFRCMRDVALRLQAEPLGARLCQLGEGLIYEISLLRRDGHIVKILVDAFSGRPHSSSIGAGSIGPGSIGAGSMGD